Proteins encoded within one genomic window of Brassica rapa cultivar Chiifu-401-42 chromosome A09, CAAS_Brap_v3.01, whole genome shotgun sequence:
- the LOC103842237 gene encoding B3 domain-containing protein REM14, translating to MVNQHFFQPLLPGFHSHLTIPVAFCSKHVEGRKNEHMTTAKLRSDVSDDITWKVKIEDGRKLTDGWKEFALAHDLRVGDIVIFRQEKDMAFHVTMFGPSCCEIQYGSRLNKNKLNLSKIQNKKKVKKKNKKRYIKSSSLDPSCFVNNVRPSSLRDNRLTLPKRFVRENGLETRCGEIVLMNEKGRSWTLNLSRKDSCGTMYITGGWKSFCNASGLRTGSLFTFKLIKRGDSLVLLKSPSSTKPAEEDCLEAYEREPDSEEKSNQDKKPRLLWKASTSSPSQKKPRSLWKASTSSPSQNLFLTLTLKISDVKNSRLFIPVNFTRLHGINKETKMAMLDKNGVKWSTSLRSETSGGDRIRLVGGWKEFFKANCVEIGESIIVKLIWEGDKSCVLEFYSKVKQETK from the exons ATGGTGAATCAACATTTCTTTCAGCCTCTTCTTCCCGGCTTCCACAGCCACTTG ACCATTCCTGTAGCCTTCTGCTCCAAGCATGTAGAAGGAAGAAAAAATGAGCACATGACTACGGCGAAGCTGAGATCAGACGTATCGGACGATATAACCTGGAAAGTGAAGATAGAAGATGGCCGGAAACTCACTGATGGTTGGAAAGAGTTCGCTCTCGCGCACGATCTACGAGTTGGTGACATTGTCATTTTCAGACAAGAGAAAGACATGGCTTTCCACGTTACAATGTTCGGACCCAGTTGCTGTGAGATTCAGTATGGATCGCGTTTGAACAAGAACAAGCTCAATCTCA gTAAGATTCAAAacaagaagaaagtgaagaagaagaataagaaaagATATATAAAGTCTTCTTCACTAGATCCCTCTTGTTTTGTGAATAATGTCAGGCCTTCAAGCCTCCGAGATAACAGACTG ACTCTTCCAAAGCGTTTTGTGAGGGAAAATGGTCTAGAGACAAGATGTGGAGAGATTGTTCTAATGAATGAAAAGGGTAGATCATGGACTTTGAATTTGAGCCGAAAGGATTCATGTGGAACTATGTATATCACAGGAGGATGGAAAAGCTTCTGTAATGCCAGTGGACTTAGAACTGGCAGTTTATTTACTTTCAAACTGATCAAAAGAGGAGACAGTCTGGTTCTACTCAAGTCCCCCTCCTCCACAAAGCCTGCAGAAGAAGATTGCTTAGAAGCTTATGAGAGAGAGCCGGACAGCGAAGAAAAGAGCAACCAAGACAAGAAGCCTAGACTGTTATGGAAAGCCTCTACATCTTCACCATCTCAGAAAAAGCCTAGATCCTTATGGAAAGCCTCTACATCTTCACCAAGCCAAAACCTATTTCTGACATTAACTCTCAAAATTTCGGACGTCAAAAACTCCAGACTG TTTATTCCGGTAAACTTCACAAGGCTGCATGGCATCAACAAGGAAACTAAAATGGCTATGTTGGATAAAAACGGTGTGAAGTGGTCTACGTCTCTACGGTCTGAGACGAGTGGTGGTGATAGGATAAGATTGGTAGGAGGTTGGAAAGAGTTCTTCAAAGCTAACTGTGTGGAGATTGGTGAATCCATCATTGTGAAGCTGATTTGGGAAGGAGACAAAAGTTGTGTCCTTGAGTTCTACTCCAAGGTGAAGCAAGAGACCAAATGA
- the LOC103842238 gene encoding ubiquitin carboxyl-terminal hydrolase 19 translates to MHEVGSTWDLNFFTQLVLTLLFLSLGLLFFVKQTAAKYFEVGASGGFHRRDFMVPDAAAECSVCGKLSTKKCSRCKSVRYCSAECQKSDWNSGHNRQCKVFKSSDSSPVRKDDLGFKASLFGSRSASKAALTSKLSQSKAVVKPGDVLFPYETFVNYFNWDKPTLAPCGLTNCGNSCFANVVLQCLSWTRPLVAYLLERGHKRECRRNDWCFFCEFETHLERANMSRFPFSPMNIISRLPNIGGNLGYGRQEDAHELMRFVIDMMQSVCLDEFGGEKAVPPRAQETTLIQHIFGGLLQSQVKCTVCSNVSDQYENMMDLTVEIHGDAVSLEECLDQFTAKEWLQGDNLYKCDRCNDYVKACKRLSIRSAPNILTIALKRFQGGRFGKLNKRIGFPETFDLSPYTSGGGEGSDVYNLYAVIVHLDMLNASFFGHYICYVKDLRGDWYRIDDSEVEKVELEDVLSQRAYMLLYSRVQTRPSSLRPEEVQDEKKTDTLNTESSQDGSVESSGVGPNVSSLCNGISISHSEGSSSSSLSSSVSVSEKEGEVAERVDTVDSESNPSVDMEHDSGTDHQEVVNGKEHPTVEDPAVDSSDNTASSPSAATENPTVEDPACSDITTSSPSAAIESKHKEKEDSDTKMIDDAQ, encoded by the exons ATGCATGAAGTAGGATCAACGTGGGATCTCAATTTCTTCACGCAGCTCGTATTGACTCTCCTCTTCCTCTCCCTCGGTCTCCTCTTCTTCGTCAAACAAACGGCGGCCAAGTACTTCGAGGTCGGCGCCTCCGGTGGTTTCCACCGCCGAGATTTCATGGTTCCTGACGCGGCTGCTGAATGCTCCGTCTGTGGGAAGCTCTCCACCAAGAAGTGCTCTCGTTGCAAATCCGTTCGATACTG CTCTGCGGAGTGCCAAAAGTCAGACTGGAACTCAGGGCATAACCGACAATGCAAGGTGTTTAAGAGCTCTGACTCATCACCTGTGAGAAAGGATGATCTCGGTTTCAAAGCTTCTCTCTTTGGGAGTAGGTCTGCGTCTAAGGCTGCATTGACTTCTAAGCTGAGCCAAAGCAAGGCTGTCGTCAAGCCTGGAGAT GTTCTTTTCCCATACGAGACTTTTGTTAACTATTTCAACTGGGACAAACCTACATTGGCTCCTTGTGGGCTCACCAATTGTGGAaacag TTGTTTTGCTAATGTGGTTCTGCAATGCCTTTCATGGACACGCCCTCTTGTTGCGTACCTACTTGAGAGAGGCCACAAGAGAGAAT GTAGGCGCAATGATTGGTGCTTCTTCTGTGAGTTTGAAACTCACCTCGAAAGAGCAAACATGAGCCGGTTTCCTTTCTCGCCAATGAACATTATCTCGCGGTTGCCTAACATTGGTGGGAATCTTGGGTATGGGAGACAGGAAGACGCTCATGAGTTGATGAGGTTTGTAATTGACATGATGCAATCTGTTTGCCTCGACGAGTTCGGTGGAGAGAAAGCGGTGCCTCCTCGTGCCCAAGAAACAACACTTATTCAACACATTTTTGGCGGTCTCCTTCAGTCACAG GTCAAGTGTACTGTTTGCAGTAATGTTTCTGACCAGTACGAAAATATGATGGATTTAACGGTTGAGATCCACGGGGATGCGGTATCATTGGAGGAATGTCTTGATCAGTTCACTGCTAAAGAGTGGCTTCAGGGAGATAACCTTTACAAATGTGATAG ATGTAATGACTATGTGAAGGCATGTAAGCGCCTTTCAATTCGTTCCGCTCCTAATATTCTCACAATCGCCTTAAAAAGATTCCAG GGTGGGAGGTTTGGTAAACTGAACAAAAGAATTGGTTTTCCGGAGACATTTGATCTCAGCCCTTACACGAGCGGTGGTGGAGAAGGATCCGATGTGTACAATCTGTACGCTGTGATTGTCCATTTAGATATGTTGAATGCCTCATTTTTCGGCCACTACATTTGCTACGTGAAGGACTTGCGAGGAGACTGGTATAGAATAGACGATTCTGAG GTGGAAAAAGTTGAACTAGAAGATGTCCTTTCTCAACGAGCATACATGCTCCTCTACAGCAG GGTTCAGACTAGACCGTCAAGTCTTAGACCCGAAGAAGTTCAAGATGAGAAGAAAACAGATACATTGAACACAGAATCTAGCCAAGATGGATCTGTTGAGAGTTCTGGGGTGGGACCAAATGTGTCCTCGCTGTGTAACGGCATCTCCATCTCACATTCAGAAGgatcatcatcgtcatctttGTCATCATCAGTAAGTGTCTCTGAAAAAGAAGGGGAAGTTGCCGAGAGGGTGGATACGGTAGATTCTGAGTCCAACCCTTCTGTTGACATGGAACATGATTCTGGAACAGATCATCAAGAAGTAGTAAATGGGAAAGAACATCCAACGGTTGAAGATCCTGCTGTTGATTCTTCGGACAATACTGCTTCATCCCCATCTGCTGCCACAGAAAATCCCACGGTTGAGGATCCTGCTTGTTCGGACATTACTACTTCGTCTCCATCTGCTGCTATAGAGTCCAAACACAAGGAGAAAGAAGATTCAGACACCAAGATGATTGATGATGCTCAGTGA
- the LOC103842239 gene encoding probable xyloglucan glycosyltransferase 8 — MAPRFGFSDLWAKETRKGTPVVVTMENPNYSIVEVDEPESAFRPMERTRGKNAKQVTWVLLLQAHKAVGCLAWLATAFWSLLGSVKRRLCFTHRLGSERLGRDRWLFTAIKLFLAASLSVLVFELIAYYKGWHYFKNIPTSKLEIQSLFHLLYVGWLSLRADYIAPPVKALSKLCIVLFLVQSVDRLILCLGCFWIKYKKIKPRIDEEPFGNDDVEGSGSEYPMVLVQIPMCNEREVYEQSISAVCQLDWPKDRMLIQVLDDSDDGSIQELIRAEVTKWSQKGVNIIYRHRLVRTGYKAGNLKSAMSCDYVEAYEFVAIFDADFQPNSDFLKLTVPHFKEKPELGLVQARWAFVNKDENLLTRLQNINLCFHFEVEQQVNGVFLNFFGFNGTAGVWRIKALEESGGWLERTTVEDMDIAVRAHLHGWKFIYLNDVKVLCEVPESYEAYKKQQHRWHSGPMQLFRLCLGAILTSKIAMWKKANLILLFFLLRKLILPFYSFTLFCVILPITMFVPEAELPVWVICYVPIFMSLLNVLPAPKSFPFIVPYLLFENTMSVTKFNAMVSGLFQLGSSYEWIVTKKAGRSSESDLLGLTDKRMPPNQMQRGASESELLEISQAEEQKKQTVPVKKTNKIFHKELALAFLLLTAAVRSLLASQGVHFYFLLFQGLTFLLVGLDLIGEQMS; from the exons ATGGCTCCAAGGTTCGGTTTTTCAGATTTGTGGGCGAAAGAAACGAGGAAAGGTACACCTGTTGTGGTGACAATGGAGAATCCCAACTACTCCATCGTTGAAGTAGATGAGCCAGAAAGTGCTTTTAGACCAATGGAGAGGACTAGAGGCAAGAACGCTAAGCAAGTGACTTGGGTTTTGCTTCTTCAAGCTCACAAAGCCGTTGGTTGTCTCGCCTGGCTAGCCACAGCCTTCTGGTCTCTCCTTGGCTCGGTCAAGAGACGGCTATGTTTCACTCACCGACTCGGCTCCGAGCGACTTGGCAGAGACAGATGGCTTTTCACAGCCATTAAGCTCTTCTTAGCTGCTTCCTTGTCTGTTCTTGTGTTTGAGTTAATTGCTTACTACAAAGGATGGCATTACTTCAAGAATATACCGACAAGCAAACTTGAGATCCAGAGCTTGTTTCATCTGCTCTACGTTGGTTGGTTGAGCTTAAGAGCTGATTACATCGCTCCTCCGGTCAAAGCTCTCTCCAAGTTGTGTATTGTGCTGTTCCTCGTACAGTCTGTAGATCGTTTGATTCTTTGCTTAGGCTGTTTTtggatcaagtacaagaagatTAAGCCGAGAATCGACGAAGAGCCTTTTGGAAATGATGATGTTGAAGGGTCAGGATCTGAGTATCCAATGGTTCTTGTTCAGATACCAATGTGCAATGAGAGAGAG GTGTATGAGCAGTCTATATCTGCAGTGTGTCAGCTTGACTGGCCAAAAGATAGAATGCTGATTCAGGTTCTGGATGATTCGGATGATGGAAGCATCCAGGAGTTGATTAGAGCTGAGGTCACTAAATGGAGCCAAAAGGGTGTCAATATAATTTACAGGCATCGCTTGGTTAGAACTGGATACAAAGCTGGTAACCTCAAATCTGCAATGAGCTGTGATTATGTGGAAGCTTACGAGTTTGTTGCCATTTTCGATGCGGACTTTCAACCTAACTCAGATTTCCTCAAGCTAACCGTTCCACATTTCAAG GAGAAGCCAGAGTTAGGTCTGGTTCAGGCTAGGTGGGCGTTTGTGAACAAAGACGAGAACCTGTTGACTCGTCTCCAGAACATCAATCTGTGTTTTCATTTCGAGGTTGAGCAGCAAGTTAATGGTGTCTTCTTGAATTTCTTTGGCTTCAATGGaactgctggagtgtggagaatCAAAGCCCTTGAGGAATCTGGAGGTTGGCTTGAAAGAACAACTGTCGAGGATATGGACATAGCTGTCCGAGCTCATCTCCATGGATGGAAATTCATATATCTCAATGATGTCAAG GTTCTTTGTGAAGTTCCTGAGTCATATGAAGCATACAAGAAGCAGCAACACCGATGGCACTCTGGTCCTATGCAGCTGTTTCGCTTGTGTCTTGGTGCAATCTTGACCTCTAAG ATTGCAATGTGGAAGAAAGCAAATCTGATACTTTTGTTCTTCCTTCTAAGGAAACTCATACTTCCTTTCTACTCCTTCACATTGTTCTGTGTGATCCTTCCAATCACAATGTTCGTTCCAGAAGCCGAGCTTCCCGTTTGGGTTATCTGCTATGTACCAATATTCATGTCGTTACTCAACGTTCTTCCTGCTCCAAAGTCTTTCCCTTTCATTGTTCCTTACCTCTTGTTTGAGAACACAATGTCAGTCACCAAGTTCAACGCCATGGTATCTGGACTGTTCCAACTCGGCAGCTCTTACGAGTGGATTGTGACAAAGAAAGCAGGAAGATCATCGGAGTCTGATCTTTTGGGTCTCACTGATAAAAGGATGCCACCAAACCAAATGCAAAGAGGAGCTTCAGAGAGTGAGCTCTTGGAGATAAGCCAAGCTGAGGAGCAGAAGAAACAAACGGTTCCTGTGAAGAAAACTAATAAGATATTCCATAAAGAGCTCGCACTAGCTTTTCTTTTGCTGACCGCAGCAGTTAGGAGTCTGTTGGCCTCGCAAGGAGTGCATTTCTACTTCCTGTTGTTCCAAGGTCTCACTTTTCTTCTTGTGGGACTTGATCTCATAGGTGAGCAGATGAGTTGA
- the LOC103842240 gene encoding probable cyclic nucleotide-gated ion channel 14 → MEFKRDNTVRFYGEEKQTLEATEKRQPLPMFKPSTTQFLKPELVIPKKTNKTRLFKLPRFGGLKVFPENFEIERDKILDPGGDVVLQWNRVFLFWCLVALYVDPLFFFLSSVKNTGRSSCMTTDLKLGIVITFFRTLADLFYVLHIVIKFRTAYVSRTSRVFGRGELVKDPKLIARRYLRSDFIVDLIACLPLPQIVSWFILPSIRSSHSDHTTNALVLIVLVQYIPRLYLIFPLSAEIIKATGVVTTTAWAGAAYNLLQYMLASHILGAAWYLLSIERQATCWKAECHNELGPIRCVTDFFDCGTVNREDRNNWQNVTVVFSNCDPSNKIRFTFGIFADALTKNVVSSPFLEKYLYCLWFGLQQLSSYGQNLDTSTSVLETMFAILVAIFGLVLFALLIGNMQTYLQSITVRLEEWRLKRRDTEEWMGHRQLPQNLRERVRRFVQYKWLATRGVDEETILHSLPADLRRDIQRHLCLDLVRRVPLFAQMDDQLLDAICERLVSSLSTQGNYIVREGDPVTEMLFIIRGKLESSTTNGGRTGFFNSITLKPGEFCGEELLAWALLPKSKVNLPSSTRTVRALEEVEAFALQAEDLKFVANQFRRLHSKKLQHTFRYYSHQWRTWAACFVQVAWRRYKRRMLAKSLSLAESYSSYEEEEALAAAAAEEIMSQQEERQSSTPSRHHTSIGKPHFAATVLASRFAKNTRRASRKMKDVDVPMLPKPEEPDFSVDAD, encoded by the exons ATGGAGTTCAAAAGAGACAATACTGTCAG ATTCTATGGAGAAGAGAAGCAAACCCTAGAAGCAACAGAGAAGCGTCAGCCATTACCAATGTTCAAACCATCAACAACTCAATTTCTAAAACCAGAGTTAGTAATCCCCAAAAAGACTAACAAAACCCGTCTCTTCAAACTCCCAAGATTCGGTGGACTCAAAGTGTTCCCGGAGAACTTCGAGATCGAGAGAGACAAGATTCTCGATCCTGGTGGTGACGTAGTGCTTCAATGGAACAGAGTTTTCCTCTTCTGGTGTCTCGTTGCTCTTTACGTCGACCCTTTGTTCTTCTTCCTGTCTTCAGTCAAAAACACTGGTCGATCCTCTTGTATGACCACAGATTTGAAACTCGGAATCGTCATCACTTTCTTCAGAACACTAGCGGATCTCTTCTATGTCTTGCACATTGTCATCAAGTTCAGAACAGCTTACGTCTCTCGCACTTCAAGAGTGTTTGGTCGTGGAGAGCTTGTGAAAGATCCGAAGCTGATAGCTAGAAGATACTTGAGATCAGATTTCATCGTTGATCTCATCGCTTGCTTGCCCCTTCCTCAG ATTGTTAGTTGGTTTATCTTGCCATCAATCAGAAGCTCTCACTCGGACCATACAACAAATGCACTTGTCCTCATTGTTCTAGTTCAGTACATTCCTAGGCTTTATCTTATTTTCCCTCTAAGCGCTGAGATTATCAAAGCGACCGGAGTTGTTACAACCACCGCTTGGGCTGGTGCTGCTTATAACCTTCTTCAGTATATGCTCGCTAGTCAT ATTCTTGGTGCGGCATGGTATCTACTGTCCATAGAGCGGCAAGCAACGTGTTGGAAAGCAGAATGTCATAACGAATTAGGTCCAATACGATGTGTTACTGATTTCTTTGACTGTGGTACAGTGAACCGAGAGGATAGGAATAACTGGCAGAATGTAACTGTTGTCTTCAGCAACTGTGATCCTTCGAACAAGATACGGTTCACTTTCGGCATTTTCGCAGATGCTCTCACCAAAAATGTAGTCTCATCTCCCTTCTTGGAGAAGTACTTGTATTGCCTATGGTTTGGTTTGCAGCAACTAAG tTCTTACGGACAGAATCTTGACACAAGTACATCTGTTCTAGAGACAATGTTTGCCATCCTCGTGGCTATCTTTGGTCTGGTTTTGTTTGCTCTTTTAATAGGAAACATGCAG ACGTACTTGCAATCGATAACGGTGAGGCTAGAGGAGTGGAGACTGAAGAGAAGAGACACAGAAGAATGGATGGGACATCGTCAACTACCTCAGAACTTAAGAGAAAGAGTGAGACGTTTTGTTCAGTACAAATGGTTAGCCACTAGAGGAGTTGATGAAGAGACCATTCTTCATTCACTACCTGCTGATCTTCGAAGAGACATCCAACGACATCTCTGTCTCGACCTTGTTCGTCGT GTACCGCTATTTGCGCAAATGGATGATCAGTTACTAGATGCCATATGCGAACGGTTAGTGTCATCTCTAAGCACGCAAGGGAACTACATTGTACGTGAAGGTGATCCAGTGACCGAAATGCTCTTCATCATCCGTGGAAAGCTCGAAAGCTCGACGACTAATGGAGGCAGGACAGGATTCTTCAACTCAATCACACTCAAACCAGGAGAGTTCTGTGGAGAAGAGCTTCTCGCTTGGGCCTTACTTCCAAAATCGAAAGTAAACCTACCTTCCTCGACAAGAACGGTGCGAGCGTTAGAAGAAGTTGAAGCCTTTGCTTTACAAGCAGAGGATCTCAAGTTTGTGGCTAACCAGTTCAGACGTTTGCATAGCAAGAAGCTGCAACACACATTCCGTTACTACTCTCACCAGTGGAGAACTTGGGCTGCTTGCTTCGTGCAAGTGGCTTGGAGACGGTATAAGAGGAGAATGCTGGCTAAGAGTCTTAGCTTGGCTGAGTCATACTCTTCTtatgaagaagaggaagctcTTGCAGCTGCTGCGGCCGAGGAGATAATGAGTCAACAAGAAGAGAGACAGAGCAGTACTCCGTCGCGCCATCATACTTCTATTGGGAAACCGCATTTTGCTGCAACGGTGCTTGCTTCGAGGTTTGCTAAGAACACGAGGAGGGCTTCTCGTAAGATGAAGGACGTTGATGTACCGATGCTTCCTAAACCGGAAGAACCGGATTTCTCTGTGGATGCAGATTAA
- the LOC103842242 gene encoding serine/arginine-rich splicing factor RSZ22A: protein MSRVYVGNLDPRVTERELEDEFRVYGVIKSVWVARRPPGYAFLDFEDSRDARDAIRDLDGKNGWRVEQSHNRGGGGGRGGGGGRGDGGRGRGGSDLKCYECGESGHFARECRSRGGGGGGGSRRGRSPSPRGRSRSRSPPRYRKSPTYGGRRSYSPRARSPPPPRRRSPSPRGRNYSRSPPPYRAREEVPYTNGNGLKDVRRSRS, encoded by the exons ATGTCGCGTGTGTACGTTGGTAATTTGGATCCGCGAGTTACCGAGCGCGAGCTCGAGGATGAGTTTCGTGTCTACGGAGTCATCAAGAG TGTTTGGGTTGCAAGAAGACCACCTGGTTACGCTTTTCTTGATTTCGAAGACTCGAGGGATGCTCGAGACGCCATCCGTGACTTAGATG GCAAGAATGGATGGAGAGTTGAGCAGTCTCATAACCGTGGCGGTGGTGGAGgccgtggtggtggtggaggccGTGGTGATGGTGGCCGTGGCCGTGGTGGTTCTGATTTGAAGTGTTATGAGTGTGGCGAGTCTGGTCACTTTGCACGTGAATGCCGCTcccgtggtggtggtggtggtggtggatctAGGAGGGGTCGTAGTCCTTCTCCTCGTGGTCGCAGCCGTAGCCGCAGTCCTCCAAGATACAGAAAGAGCCCAACCTATGGAGGCCGCAG gAGTTACAGCCCTCGTGCGagatctcctcctcctccaagaCGTCGTAGTCCTTCTCCTCGTGGTCGCAACTACAGTAGGTCACCACCGCCTTACAGAGCACGTGAGGAGGTGCCTTATACTAATGG AAATGGTCTGAAAGATGTGCGCAGAAGCCGTAGCTGA
- the LOC103842245 gene encoding uncharacterized protein LOC103842245 — MEVMVGSSFGIGMAACVRDRGGVSAQDKAVPPPALFMADESGRGGGSQIGLASRLGLSMSNKSAEESSEDSSSSIGEISDNEEEDEDDDVSSQGEGGALDSFSSSLEDSLPIKRGLSNHYVGKSKSFGNLMESSNINAKDLEKVENPFNKKRRLIIANKLRSRGRSMSVSSFYTWQNPNSTPLLALQEPNKVDADGDNQTISLFERRKMMMKSKKDLMAQTQSCFCLSSLQEEDDDGGSCDDNE, encoded by the exons ATGGAGGTTATGGTGGGTTCATCGTTTGGAATCGGTATGGCGGCGTGCGTTAGAGATCGTGGCGGTGTATCGGCGCAGGATAAGGCCGTACCGCCGCCGGCTCTGTTTATGGCGGATGAATCGGGACGAGGAGGTGGATCGCAGATCGGGCTTGCCAGCCGTCTCGGGTTAAGTATGAGTAACAAATCAGCGGAGGAATCGTCGGAGGATAGCTCATCGTCGATCGGAGAGATCAGCGATAACGAGGAGGAGGACGAAGACGACGACGTTTCATCACAAGGAGAAGGAGGAGCCCTTGATTCGTTTAGTTCCTCTTTAGAAGACTCTCTACCGATTAA GAGAGGGTTATCAAACCATTACGTGGGTAAATCAAAATCTTTTGGGAATTTAATGGAATCTAGCAACATCAACGCAAAGGATCTGGAAAAAGTAGAAAACCCGTTCAATAAGAAGAGGAGGTTGATTATTGCAAATAAGCTGAGGAGTAGAGGAAGATCTATGTCAGTTTCCAGTTTCTACACTTGGCAAAACCCTAATTCCACGCCTTTACTTGCACTCCAAGAACCCAATAAAGTGGATGCTGACGGTGATAATCAAACTATCAGTTTGTTTGagaggaggaagatgatgatgaagagtaAGAAAGATTTGATGGCTCAGACTCAAAGTTGTTTCTGTCTAAGTAGTTTGCaagaggaagatgatgatggtggtAGTTGTGATGATAATGAGTGA
- the LOC103842246 gene encoding galactinol synthase 10 isoform X2: protein MAPKDMTVERKGEVDMVASPNGGKMAYVTFLAGNLDYWMGVVGLAKGLRKVNSAYPLVVAILPDVPEEHRQILVAQGCIVREIEPVIPPENQAGYAMAYYVINYSKLRIWEFVEYEKMIYLDGDIQVFDNIDHLFDSPSGYLYAVRDCFCEGSWSKTPQYEIGYCQQSPEKVTWPVETYGPPPPMYFNAGMLVFEPNLLTYKDMLQVVKVTAPTSFAEQVWFYFKHLQANSYNLQPRNGYALASS from the exons ATGGCGCCAAAGGATATGACCGTGGAGAGAAAGGGAGAAGTTGACATGGTGGCGAGCCCAAACGGTGGGAAAATGGCATACGTCACCTTTTTAGCTGGAAACCTAGACTATTGGATGGGTGTAGTTGGTCTAGCCAAGGGACTCCGTAAAGTGAACTCGGCTTATCCTCTTGTGGTGGCGATTCTTCCAGATGTGCCGGAAGAACATCGTCAAATCTTGGTTGCTCAGGGTTGCATTGTCCGAGAGATTGAGCCAGTTATTCCGCCAGAAAACCAAGCCGGTTATGCTATGGCTTATTACGTCATCAATTACTCGAAGCTTCGTATTTGGGAG TTTGTGGAGTATGAGAAGATGATATATCTTGATGGAGACATACAAGTGTTTGATAACATTGATCATCTTTTTGATTCTCCTTCTGGCTACTTGTATGCCGTTAGAGACTGCTTTTGTGAGGGTAGTTGGTCCAAAACACCTCAATATGAGATTGGTTACTGCCAACAGTCACCAGAAAAGGTGACATGGCCAGTGGAGACTTATGGCCCTCCGCCGCCAATGTACTTCAATGCTGGTATGTTGGTCTTTGAACCAAACCTCCTCACTTACAAGGATATGCTTCAAGTTGTTAAAGTCACTGCTCCAACTTCTTTTGCTGAACAGGTCtggttttattttaa ACATTTACAAGCCAATTCCTACAACCTACAACCTCGTAATGGCTATGCTTTGGCGTCATCCTGA
- the LOC103842246 gene encoding galactinol synthase 5 isoform X1 — protein MAPKDMTVERKGEVDMVASPNGGKMAYVTFLAGNLDYWMGVVGLAKGLRKVNSAYPLVVAILPDVPEEHRQILVAQGCIVREIEPVIPPENQAGYAMAYYVINYSKLRIWEFVEYEKMIYLDGDIQVFDNIDHLFDSPSGYLYAVRDCFCEGSWSKTPQYEIGYCQQSPEKVTWPVETYGPPPPMYFNAGMLVFEPNLLTYKDMLQVVKVTAPTSFAEQDFLNMYFKDIYKPIPTTYNLVMAMLWRHPEHVDLDQIKVVHYCAKGSKPWRFTGAEEHMDREDIKMLVKKWWEIYDDSSLDYKNFVETELKLNPIITTLASKEPVGDCLTSLAPSAA, from the exons ATGGCGCCAAAGGATATGACCGTGGAGAGAAAGGGAGAAGTTGACATGGTGGCGAGCCCAAACGGTGGGAAAATGGCATACGTCACCTTTTTAGCTGGAAACCTAGACTATTGGATGGGTGTAGTTGGTCTAGCCAAGGGACTCCGTAAAGTGAACTCGGCTTATCCTCTTGTGGTGGCGATTCTTCCAGATGTGCCGGAAGAACATCGTCAAATCTTGGTTGCTCAGGGTTGCATTGTCCGAGAGATTGAGCCAGTTATTCCGCCAGAAAACCAAGCCGGTTATGCTATGGCTTATTACGTCATCAATTACTCGAAGCTTCGTATTTGGGAG TTTGTGGAGTATGAGAAGATGATATATCTTGATGGAGACATACAAGTGTTTGATAACATTGATCATCTTTTTGATTCTCCTTCTGGCTACTTGTATGCCGTTAGAGACTGCTTTTGTGAGGGTAGTTGGTCCAAAACACCTCAATATGAGATTGGTTACTGCCAACAGTCACCAGAAAAGGTGACATGGCCAGTGGAGACTTATGGCCCTCCGCCGCCAATGTACTTCAATGCTGGTATGTTGGTCTTTGAACCAAACCTCCTCACTTACAAGGATATGCTTCAAGTTGTTAAAGTCACTGCTCCAACTTCTTTTGCTGAACAG GATTTTCTGAATATGTACTTTAAAGACATTTACAAGCCAATTCCTACAACCTACAACCTCGTAATGGCTATGCTTTGGCGTCATCCTGAACATGTTGACCTTGATCAAATCAAAGTTGTTCATTACTGTGCCAAA GGCTCAAAGCCTTGGAGATTCACTGGAGCTGAAGAGCATATGGATCGAGAAGATATCAAAATGTTGGTGAAAAAATGGTGGGAAATTTATGATGATTCAAGTTTGGATTACAAGAACTTTGTGGAGACTGAGTTGAAGCTTAACCCGATCATCACAACCCTAGCTTCCAAGGAACCAGTCGGTGATTGCCTTACCAGCCTCGCTCCCTCAGCCGCATAA